TCAAAACCATCAGTTATGTCAAGTTGTTTAAACATTTCAAATATACTATTTTGAGCTTCATTATAGTCGCTTCCATCTTCAAGGCCTATTTCAATTTCCATATATGGGCTTAGTCCTTCAATATCATCTAAACTGATTTCAAAGTTTTTATAGGAGTAATATTCACGATTTTTTCGAACGGTTCTAACTTTTTTAAAACCGATGTGTTCGAAGGTTTTTGCACATTTTTCGCTGTCTTCAATCTCAAACTCTATTTCTTCACGCGTTTTACTTTTTGAATCAATTTTAGCTCCTTTATATGTGATAAATATATGTTTCTCTTTTCCTTGTTTGGTTGTTCTTATTCTTAGTGCTTCGTCTGTTTTAGCAAAATCTACAATTGGGCTGTTGAAATAAATATCTTCTTGAAACTCTTCTTTTGTTTTAATAGCTCCAATTTTATCTAATTTTTGTCTCATATCTTCAAAATTATCAATTTTAGCTTTTACTTCAACTTCTATCATTTTAATCAGACCTTATATAATTTTGATTTATGTATATTTTTGATTTTAATTTATAAATAAACATAAGTTTATATACTATTTAAATAAAATAGTTAATTAGTAAAAATTTAATGATTTTAAATCTTTACTGATACTCATTTTAATAATTAATTGGAGGTTTTAAATTGACCGATGTTGATATAAAAATTGAAAACATTGTGGCTTCTGCAAGCATAGGGAAAGATATAGTTTTAACTGAAGTTTCCGAAGCTTTAGAAGGGGTTAATTTTAATCGTGAACAGTTTCCAGGATTAGTTTTTAAACTTAAAGATCCTAAAACAGCAGCATTAATTTTCAGCTCTGGTAAGCTTGTTTGTACTGGGGCAAAGTCTATAGATGACTCAAAGTTAGCTATTAAAAAGACTGTTGATTTAATGAGGACTATCGATACTGAAATTCCTCATGAATTCGAAATTAAAATTCAAAACATTGTGGCTTCTGCTAATTTAGAATCCACATTAAATTTAGAAGCAGTAGCTTTAGAACTTGAGGACACTGAATATGAACCTGAACAATTCCCAGGTTTAGTATACAGATTATCTGATCCGAAAGTTGTTTTATTATTATTTGGTTCTGGTAAAGTTGTTTGTACTGGAGCTAAAACACGTAGTGACGCTAAATTAGGTGTCGAAAGAGCTTACGATAGATTAAGTGAGCTAGATTTAATATAATTGGTGGTATGATTGATTAAACTCGTAGTATTTGACTTAGATAACGTTATTATTGATGGAGAAGCAATTGATGAGATAGGGAAATTAGCAAATGTTGAAGATGAAATAGCTGAAATTACTGAAAAAGCTATGCAAGGAGAAATCGACTTTGAAACTTCTATTAAAGACAGGGTTAAACTTCTTGAAGGAACTTCTGTAGAAGAAATTCAAAAAGTTGCTGATGAACTTCCATTAATGGCTGGTGCTGAAGAAACCATTGCACGTTTAAAAGAAGAAGGATTAGATGTAGCTATTATTAGTGGTAGTTTTGACATTGTTGCACAAGCAGTTAAAGACAAACTTGGGCTTGATAATGTTTACACAAATAGTTTCACTGTTGAAGATGGTAAATTAACTGGTGAAGTAACTGGACCTTTAGTATCTGGTTCTAAATTAGATGTATTAAAAGAACATATTGAAGGTAATGACACTTCTTTAGAAGAAGTTGTTGCAGTTGGAGATGGAGCTAACGACATTTCCATGATTGAATCAGCTGGTGTTGGAATTGCTTTCAATGCAAAAGATTCTGTTAAAGAAACAGCTGATATTGTAGTAGATGAAAAAGACTTAACCAAAGTCTTAGACGAAATTGTTAATCAATTATCCACTGATGTTGCTGAAGATAGCGAAACTGAACAAGTAGAAGAATCTACTGAAGAAGCTGAAAAACCTAAAGACAACGGTCTTCCTGAATCTGATTTTGTTTTAGCTGACACTATGGAAGGTGTAAAAAAACAAAAAGATGAAAAAGAAGCTGAAATAGCTAAAGTTGCTGATGAAAGGGAAGAATTCAACAAAATAGCTAAAGAACAACGTAAAATCCGTGATGAATTAAATGCATCATTAAAAGAAAACTTAAACAAAGCTATTGAATTCAGAAACGAACGTAACGAAATCAATAAACAAGTTGAAGCAGCTAAAAAAGCACGTAATGAAGCTAATAATAAAATTAGAAACTTAGAATGGTCTTCTGGTAAACGTGACAAAATTAAAATAGAAAATGAGATTAAAAAGATTGATAAAATCATTGAAACTCGTGTTTTAGATATTAAAAAAGAAAATCAACTTGTTAAAAATGCAAATGATTTAAGAAAACAATTAATGGAAATTCATGAAGATGAATCTGTTAAAGATGAAGCACAAGATCTCAAAAAATTATCTGAAGATGAACACGAAAAAGTTATTGCATTTTCTGAAAAAGCTCAAGCAGCTCATGAAGAAATGCTTAAATTCTTCAGAAAAACTGATGATATTAGAACTGCAGCTGATGAAGCTCATAAAAAGTTCATCGAAGCTCGTAAAAATGCTTCTGCAAAACATGAAGAATTCAAATCCATTTTAAGCGATATTCATGTTATCAACAAAAAATTAGGTTCTAACAGACCTAGAAAAAGAAGATCCAATACTAATAAATCTTCTTCATCTTCTGGTAACAAAAATCGTGAAGAAAAAGAAAGAGCTGAAGAAATCTTTGATAAATTCAAACATGGTGGAAAATTATCTACTGAAGAGCTCTTACTTTTACAAAAATATAATATTAATTAAGTAATTTAATCAAATTACTTTAATTTTTATTTATTTTTTCTTTTAAGGTAATATCATGTCTAATGAAGAAAAAATTGAAACTTGTTTTTTATGTGGTAAGAAGTTTGATATGAATAAGTCAGAACTTGCTTATTATAGGTATGATAAATATCCGATTTGTGATTATTGTGCTGAATTCTACAGTTTTTACAGAGAGGATTTATAATTATTTTTAATTGATTTTATCTTATTTTTTAAAAATTTAAAAAATTAATTTTCTTTTTAATGGAAATATTTTTATATGATTAATTATTTTAAATATTAAATCAGTAATTTACAAATTTTTAAAATTTAAAAATTTAAAAAAATGGTACAGGTACAATGAATGAAGTAATAATTTGCGAAAAACCAAAATCTGCAGAAAAAATAGCTAAAGCATTGTCTTCTAAAGCTAAAAAGAATGTATATAATAAAAAAGTTAAATACTGGACATTAGAAAGAGATGGTAAGGATATAACTGTATTATCTGCTGTAGGGCATTTATATTCTTTAACTCCTGATGATTCTAAGGAAAAAGTTTATTTTGATTTACATTGGGCGCCTTTATTTGAAATTGATAAAAAAAGTAAAAATTATACAAAAGATTATGTGAGAGCTATTAAGAAGTATGCTAAAGATGCAGATAATTATATTCATGCATGCGATTATGATATAGAAGGAACATTAATTGGTTATCATGCATTGAAATATGGTTGTGGAGAAGAGGCATTAAGCAAAGCTTCAAGAATGAAATTTTCAACTTTGACTAAAAAAGATATTGTTGAAGCATATGAAAATAGAATACCTATTGACCAGCACCAAGTAGATAGTGGTGTTGCTAGACATATTTTAGATTTTTATTTTGGTGTAAACATATCAAAAGCTTTAATGAAATCTGTAAGTGTAGCTAAAAAAAGATTTTTAAAGTTATCTGCAGGAAGAGTTCAAACTCCGACTTTATCTATCTTAGTTGATCGTGAAAAAGAAATTAAAAAATTTGTACCTGAACCATACTGGTTAATTAAAGCATTACTTATAGATGAAATTGAAGCAGATCATGTTGATGGAAAAATATTTGATAAAACACGTGCTGAAGAGATTTTTGCAAACTGTGAAAATAAAGATGCTATTGTTGATAAGATTAGATTGTCTAATTCAACTACAAAACCTCCAGTACCATTTAATTTAGGTGGTTTGCAATCTGAAGCATATAATGTATTTGGTTTTTCTCCTAAAAAAACTCAAACAATAGCTCAAAGTCTTTATACTGCAGGATATACTTCTTATCCTCGTACTTCATCTCAAAAATTACCTGAAAGTTTAGATTTTAAAAATATACTTTTACAATTATCTAAAAACACTGAATTTAAACC
The uncultured Methanobrevibacter sp. genome window above contains:
- the serB gene encoding phosphoserine phosphatase SerB; this encodes MIKLVVFDLDNVIIDGEAIDEIGKLANVEDEIAEITEKAMQGEIDFETSIKDRVKLLEGTSVEEIQKVADELPLMAGAEETIARLKEEGLDVAIISGSFDIVAQAVKDKLGLDNVYTNSFTVEDGKLTGEVTGPLVSGSKLDVLKEHIEGNDTSLEEVVAVGDGANDISMIESAGVGIAFNAKDSVKETADIVVDEKDLTKVLDEIVNQLSTDVAEDSETEQVEESTEEAEKPKDNGLPESDFVLADTMEGVKKQKDEKEAEIAKVADEREEFNKIAKEQRKIRDELNASLKENLNKAIEFRNERNEINKQVEAAKKARNEANNKIRNLEWSSGKRDKIKIENEIKKIDKIIETRVLDIKKENQLVKNANDLRKQLMEIHEDESVKDEAQDLKKLSEDEHEKVIAFSEKAQAAHEEMLKFFRKTDDIRTAADEAHKKFIEARKNASAKHEEFKSILSDIHVINKKLGSNRPRKRRSNTNKSSSSSGNKNREEKERAEEIFDKFKHGGKLSTEELLLLQKYNIN
- a CDS encoding TATA-box-binding protein, producing the protein MTDVDIKIENIVASASIGKDIVLTEVSEALEGVNFNREQFPGLVFKLKDPKTAALIFSSGKLVCTGAKSIDDSKLAIKKTVDLMRTIDTEIPHEFEIKIQNIVASANLESTLNLEAVALELEDTEYEPEQFPGLVYRLSDPKVVLLLFGSGKVVCTGAKTRSDAKLGVERAYDRLSELDLI
- the cyaB gene encoding class IV adenylate cyclase, whose product is MIEVEVKAKIDNFEDMRQKLDKIGAIKTKEEFQEDIYFNSPIVDFAKTDEALRIRTTKQGKEKHIFITYKGAKIDSKSKTREEIEFEIEDSEKCAKTFEHIGFKKVRTVRKNREYYSYKNFEISLDDIEGLSPYMEIEIGLEDGSDYNEAQNSIFEMFKQLDITDGFERTSYLELLENL